One Mycolicibacterium pulveris genomic region harbors:
- a CDS encoding alpha/beta hydrolase: MATTRSERSFDGVGGVRIVYDVWTPDTEPRGVVVICHGFGEHARRYDHVAQRFGAAGLLTYALDLRGHGRSGGKRVYLRNIGEYTTDYRTLVGIAAREHPDLNRVVLGHSMGGGIVFAYGVEHPDEYTAMVLSGPAVYAHDMVSSPRIALAKVVGAILPGLPVEQLETEAVSRDPEVVAAYMADPLVHHGKVPAGVAKALIKVGETMPQRAAKLTSPLLVVHGEQDKLIPVAGSYRLLECVASDDAHLKVYPELYHEVFNEPERALVLDDVTAWIEARI; encoded by the coding sequence ATGGCCACAACCCGCAGCGAACGAAGCTTCGACGGTGTCGGCGGTGTGCGCATCGTCTACGACGTGTGGACCCCCGACACCGAGCCCCGCGGTGTGGTGGTGATCTGTCACGGGTTCGGCGAGCACGCCCGCCGTTACGACCATGTCGCGCAACGCTTCGGCGCGGCCGGGCTGCTCACCTATGCGCTGGACCTGCGCGGGCACGGCCGCTCCGGCGGCAAACGGGTCTACCTGCGCAACATCGGCGAGTACACCACCGACTACCGCACCCTGGTCGGCATCGCGGCCCGCGAACACCCCGACCTCAACCGCGTGGTGCTCGGCCACAGCATGGGCGGCGGGATCGTGTTCGCCTACGGCGTCGAGCACCCCGACGAATACACCGCGATGGTGCTGTCCGGACCCGCCGTGTACGCCCACGACATGGTGTCGTCGCCGAGGATCGCGCTGGCCAAGGTCGTGGGCGCGATCCTGCCGGGTCTACCGGTCGAACAACTCGAGACCGAGGCGGTGTCCCGCGACCCCGAGGTGGTGGCCGCCTACATGGCCGATCCGCTGGTGCACCACGGCAAGGTGCCCGCCGGCGTCGCCAAGGCGCTGATCAAGGTCGGCGAAACCATGCCGCAACGCGCCGCGAAACTGACCTCGCCGCTGCTGGTCGTGCACGGCGAGCAGGACAAGCTGATCCCGGTCGCAGGCAGCTACCGTCTGCTCGAGTGCGTGGCGTCCGACGACGCACACCTCAAGGTCTATCCCGAGCTCTACCACGAGGTGTTCAACGAGCCGGAACGCGCGCTGGTGCTCGACGACGTCACCGCGTGGATCGAGGCCAGGATTTGA
- a CDS encoding sigma-70 family RNA polymerase sigma factor: protein MTVLAHDLEHEDAFLADAQQYRRELLAHCYRMTGSVHDAEDLVQETYLRAWKSYKNFQGKSSVRTWLYRIATNTCLTALEGRRRRPLPTGLGAPSSDPVDDIVAREEVPWLEPFPDDATDPSAIVGSRESVRLAFVAALQHLSPRQRAVLVLREVLQWKAAEVAEAIGASTAAVNSLLQRARAQLDAVGPSEDDVLVPPESPEAQDLLARYIAAFESYDIDKLVELFTADAVWEMPPFDGWYRGPHEIVLLSKTHCPAEGPGDMRLIPTTANGQPAGAMYMRNPETGVHEPFQLHVLDVGADGITHVVAFHATSFEKWGLPDHL, encoded by the coding sequence GTGACGGTTCTGGCCCACGATCTAGAACACGAGGACGCCTTTCTCGCGGACGCCCAGCAATACCGCCGCGAGCTTCTCGCGCACTGCTACCGGATGACCGGCTCGGTGCACGACGCCGAGGATCTGGTGCAGGAAACGTACTTGCGGGCGTGGAAGTCGTACAAGAATTTCCAGGGCAAATCCTCGGTGCGCACCTGGCTGTACCGCATCGCCACCAACACCTGCCTGACCGCGCTGGAAGGCCGTCGGCGCCGGCCGCTGCCGACGGGGCTGGGCGCACCCAGCTCGGATCCGGTCGACGACATCGTGGCGCGCGAAGAGGTGCCGTGGCTGGAACCGTTTCCCGACGACGCCACCGACCCGTCGGCCATCGTCGGGTCGCGCGAGTCGGTCCGGCTGGCGTTCGTCGCGGCGCTACAACACCTCTCGCCGCGGCAACGGGCGGTGCTGGTGTTGCGTGAGGTGCTGCAGTGGAAAGCCGCCGAGGTGGCGGAGGCGATCGGCGCCTCGACAGCAGCGGTCAACAGCCTGCTGCAGCGGGCTCGCGCGCAACTCGACGCGGTCGGGCCCAGCGAGGACGATGTGTTGGTGCCGCCGGAGTCACCGGAGGCACAGGATCTGCTGGCCCGGTACATCGCGGCGTTCGAGAGCTACGACATCGACAAGCTCGTCGAGCTGTTCACCGCCGACGCGGTGTGGGAGATGCCGCCGTTCGACGGCTGGTACCGGGGCCCCCACGAGATCGTGCTGCTGTCGAAGACCCACTGCCCCGCGGAGGGGCCCGGCGACATGCGGTTGATCCCCACGACCGCCAACGGTCAACCCGCAGGCGCGATGTACATGCGCAACCCGGAAACCGGCGTGCACGAACCCTTTCAGCTGCACGTTCTCGACGTCGGCGCCGACGGCATCACCCACGTCGTGGCGTTTCACGCCACCTCGTTCGAGAAGTGGGGACTCCCGGACCACCTCTAG
- a CDS encoding pirin family protein: MTVDIRRAGDRAHTKIDWLDSRHSFSFGSHYEPENTHHGLLLVNNDDIVKAGTGFDTHPHRDMEIVTWVLRGSLVHQDSTGNSGVIYPGLAQRMSAGRGIMHSEKNDSWTLTGSETHDEPVRFIQMWVMPDEAGLTPGYQQLEIDDELLRGGLVTIASGMPRHSDHTAITIHNKHAALHGARMQPVDNVELPEAQYLHLFVARGQVTLEGAGPIHEGDAVRFTASGGQRVTATEPAEILVWEMHASLAAA; encoded by the coding sequence ATGACCGTCGACATCCGTCGAGCGGGCGACCGCGCGCACACCAAGATCGACTGGCTGGATTCGCGGCACTCGTTCTCCTTCGGCAGCCATTACGAGCCCGAGAACACCCACCACGGCCTGCTGTTGGTGAACAACGATGACATCGTCAAGGCAGGCACCGGCTTTGACACCCATCCGCATCGCGACATGGAGATCGTGACGTGGGTGCTGCGCGGGTCGCTGGTGCACCAGGACTCCACCGGGAACTCCGGCGTGATCTATCCCGGCCTGGCCCAACGGATGTCAGCCGGTCGCGGCATCATGCACTCCGAGAAGAACGACTCCTGGACCCTGACGGGATCCGAGACACACGACGAGCCGGTGCGTTTCATCCAGATGTGGGTGATGCCCGACGAGGCCGGCCTCACCCCCGGCTACCAGCAACTCGAGATCGACGACGAGCTGTTGCGCGGCGGCCTGGTCACCATCGCCTCCGGGATGCCGCGGCACAGCGACCACACCGCGATCACGATCCACAACAAGCACGCGGCCCTGCACGGCGCGCGGATGCAGCCCGTCGACAACGTCGAGTTGCCCGAGGCGCAGTACCTGCACCTCTTCGTGGCCCGCGGGCAGGTCACGTTGGAGGGCGCCGGACCGATCCACGAGGGCGACGCCGTCAGGTTCACCGCTTCCGGTGGCCAGCGGGTCACCGCCACGGAACCCGCCGAGATCCTGGTCTGGGAGATGCATGCGAGTTTGGCCGCGGCGTAA
- a CDS encoding PQQ-dependent sugar dehydrogenase, giving the protein MRVWPRRNRIGVILGAVSVLAACSTTPAPAPQPASPPPAQPAADLVPVTVQVEPGLAQEPFDEPRQALVPEGWTLSVWARVPTARLAAWAPDGALLISVPNAGQVLHLRPTDTQPRETVLLDGLDQPHGLAFDGDRLYVAESDQVDVYDYADGTASNRRTVVADLPDAESADLRGAYAHALKSVAVGRDGAVYFSIGSTGNISAADRDADPPRATIMRVPPGGGAAVPFATGVRNGTGLAVAPDGALWTAVNGRDNVANPATGEVEKEYVNDHPPEQVAKLTEGRELGWPYCNSDGGPADLPFIRDVQTNADGSRLDCAALPPVEQSLGAHAAPLGMSFTEGVLPAPFDSGALIGVHGSWNREPPQPPEVAFFGWRDGDLKDRQTLAGGFQADDGSRWGRPVAAVAGPDGAVYITDDYADAVYRLAPPGR; this is encoded by the coding sequence ATGCGAGTTTGGCCGCGGCGTAACCGGATCGGCGTCATTCTGGGTGCGGTTTCGGTGCTTGCCGCATGCTCGACGACACCCGCGCCGGCACCGCAGCCGGCCTCGCCGCCGCCCGCCCAGCCGGCCGCGGACCTGGTGCCGGTGACGGTTCAGGTCGAGCCGGGCCTCGCGCAGGAGCCGTTCGACGAGCCGCGCCAGGCGCTGGTCCCCGAGGGATGGACGTTGTCGGTCTGGGCCCGTGTCCCAACGGCCAGGCTGGCGGCGTGGGCCCCCGACGGCGCTCTGCTGATCTCGGTCCCGAACGCCGGGCAGGTGCTTCATCTGCGACCCACCGACACGCAGCCGCGCGAGACGGTCCTGCTCGACGGGCTCGACCAGCCACACGGCCTGGCGTTCGACGGCGACCGGCTCTATGTCGCCGAAAGCGATCAGGTCGACGTCTACGACTACGCCGACGGCACCGCGAGCAATCGGCGCACCGTCGTCGCCGACCTACCCGACGCGGAAAGCGCCGACCTGCGCGGGGCCTATGCGCATGCCCTGAAAAGCGTTGCCGTCGGTCGGGACGGCGCCGTGTACTTCTCGATCGGGTCGACGGGCAACATCTCGGCCGCAGACCGCGACGCCGATCCGCCGCGCGCCACGATCATGCGGGTGCCTCCCGGCGGGGGTGCGGCCGTTCCGTTCGCCACCGGGGTGCGGAACGGGACCGGGCTGGCCGTCGCGCCGGACGGAGCGTTGTGGACGGCGGTCAACGGCCGCGACAACGTCGCCAACCCGGCGACCGGTGAGGTCGAGAAGGAGTACGTCAACGACCATCCACCGGAGCAGGTCGCCAAGTTGACCGAGGGACGCGAACTGGGCTGGCCGTACTGCAATTCCGACGGCGGCCCGGCCGACCTGCCGTTCATCCGGGACGTTCAGACCAACGCGGACGGCAGCAGGCTCGACTGCGCCGCGCTTCCGCCCGTCGAGCAGAGCCTCGGCGCGCACGCGGCGCCGCTCGGTATGAGCTTCACCGAGGGCGTACTGCCCGCTCCGTTCGACAGCGGCGCGCTGATCGGCGTGCACGGTTCATGGAACCGGGAGCCGCCGCAGCCGCCGGAGGTGGCGTTCTTCGGTTGGCGTGATGGGGATCTGAAGGATCGGCAGACGTTGGCCGGCGGTTTTCAGGCCGACGACGGCTCACGGTGGGGCCGCCCGGTCGCCGCGGTGGCGGGACCGGACGGCGCCGTGTACATCACCGATGACTACGCGGACGCCGTCTATCGCCTGGCACCGCCGGGGCGTTGA
- a CDS encoding GlsB/YeaQ/YmgE family stress response membrane protein, translated as MWTIIVALIVGAILGVLARLILPGKQNIGMLVTILLGAVGALLGAWISNAAFGTGDKMFSPIPFVIGLVVAVILIGIYVAITGRRGAGTPRT; from the coding sequence ATGTGGACGATCATCGTTGCTCTCATCGTCGGGGCCATCCTCGGCGTGTTGGCGCGACTAATCCTGCCGGGTAAGCAGAACATCGGGATGCTGGTGACCATCCTGCTGGGCGCGGTCGGCGCTCTGCTGGGCGCGTGGATCTCCAACGCGGCGTTCGGTACCGGCGACAAGATGTTCTCGCCGATCCCGTTCGTCATCGGGTTGGTCGTCGCGGTCATCCTCATCGGGATCTACGTGGCGATCACCGGCCGCCGCGGAGCGGGTACTCCGCGAACCTGA
- a CDS encoding phosphodiester glycosidase family protein, translating to MSTPLANVRRFAATAAALVLCAVAPVTAAVPTAHAASARELLADAIANTKGSYLVYNFGSGHPAPMVNAAGHAYEMNNGGHLMIIKAASQRLAPRLLVDTHRGYQARCERDPRARTGEGLIQASEIFTPLQAWQVLGQPTIAINANFFDVRGQKGGSWKSTGCSSPLGAYVDNTRGLGRTNAAVTGRIAYAGKQGLSGGNEHWKALSTMILPVAGAPFVVAPKNPDDYDAASPVIEDLVEKGVRFVAVAGIGLLSPGDTSQLNDGGPSAARTAIAYSKAKDEMYVFQGGSYTPDQIQDLFRGLGSDTAVLLDGGGSSAIVLRRDTGGMWAGAGVPRGSCDTRQVLCDSRERALPSWLAFN from the coding sequence GTGTCGACCCCTTTGGCAAACGTCCGTCGATTCGCGGCGACGGCGGCGGCGCTGGTGCTGTGCGCTGTCGCGCCGGTGACGGCGGCCGTACCCACCGCGCACGCAGCCAGTGCCCGTGAGCTTCTCGCCGATGCCATCGCCAACACGAAAGGGTCCTACCTCGTCTACAACTTCGGCAGCGGACACCCGGCGCCGATGGTCAACGCCGCCGGCCACGCCTACGAGATGAACAACGGCGGTCACCTGATGATCATCAAGGCGGCCTCGCAGCGGCTTGCACCGCGGCTGCTTGTCGACACCCACCGGGGCTATCAGGCCCGGTGTGAACGAGATCCGCGCGCACGCACCGGCGAAGGGCTGATACAGGCATCGGAGATCTTCACGCCCCTGCAGGCATGGCAGGTGCTCGGCCAGCCCACGATCGCGATCAACGCCAACTTCTTCGACGTGCGCGGCCAGAAGGGCGGTTCGTGGAAGTCCACCGGCTGCAGCTCCCCGCTCGGCGCCTACGTCGACAACACCCGCGGCCTGGGCCGGACCAACGCCGCCGTCACCGGCCGCATCGCCTACGCGGGCAAGCAGGGTTTGTCGGGCGGTAACGAGCACTGGAAGGCGTTGTCCACGATGATCCTTCCGGTCGCCGGGGCCCCGTTCGTCGTGGCGCCGAAGAACCCCGACGACTACGACGCCGCGTCACCGGTCATCGAGGACCTGGTGGAGAAAGGTGTCCGGTTCGTCGCGGTCGCCGGCATCGGGCTGTTGTCCCCCGGCGACACCAGCCAGCTCAACGACGGTGGGCCCAGCGCCGCCCGCACGGCCATCGCGTACTCCAAGGCCAAGGACGAGATGTACGTGTTCCAGGGCGGCAGTTACACACCCGACCAGATCCAGGATCTGTTCCGCGGGCTGGGCAGCGACACCGCGGTGCTACTTGACGGCGGCGGCTCGTCGGCGATCGTGTTGCGCCGCGATACCGGCGGCATGTGGGCCGGTGCAGGCGTGCCCCGCGGTTCGTGTGACACCCGGCAGGTGCTGTGCGACTCGCGCGAGCGCGCGCTGCCGAGCTGGCTCGCGTTCAACTAG
- a CDS encoding ATPase, with translation MAGRHRAHRQNVRKFAKKATAFSAATATATALIGAAPAPEANAASVRAADAHLVAAVNQWPSPGQLPDVTAGLGTFGSGLTQTVLDAIARAVAENLSLAALARAAGMDPESLLERLVGDPNFLVDSVLGGLLGEVPIDLSPVLEALVGEIVTDLLLIPVLQALGITDAEGVTDLLSLLNLVGLDLSDPLNVGNLDIPGLNVLTASPIFTLLKLLGTDLGWAPSLPNSVAGEINGSEYLEVGAVGLLTTVLDRLTETLPGNPLIPQLGLLIEALLGDVLPDVTHLRVPVSVGIGMGAFAIATGYDQVLADLVNQPGGVNAGAGPLLGSITVLPMLLMLNPARPNGGALARFYPLFDLLGIDTVNPQTQVSSSGGLMQLPFGLSLGGANIIPVLIDVGVAYHPASDLAAWPNPFSLANNLMALVLPTYMLRGLTLDTVPEQLGGQIGDALEKLIDGKLALNLYVTLPSNTQPLLEPLYLISDVISIASLGLLAVNPVGALANALAPAVEALNNLGYTDVVRNPDGTYTRTLTEAGVPTPFMSFPSGINPVQVPFDIVNLLIRGFTKEFFSGNPTPATPNAILNRSRPSRF, from the coding sequence GTGGCTGGCAGGCATCGCGCCCACCGTCAGAATGTCAGGAAGTTCGCCAAGAAAGCCACCGCCTTCAGCGCCGCCACCGCGACGGCAACGGCGCTGATCGGTGCGGCGCCGGCGCCGGAGGCGAACGCCGCGAGTGTCCGGGCCGCCGATGCCCACCTCGTCGCGGCCGTCAACCAGTGGCCGTCGCCGGGGCAGCTCCCCGACGTGACGGCCGGGCTGGGCACGTTCGGTTCCGGCCTCACCCAGACCGTGCTGGACGCCATCGCTCGGGCAGTGGCCGAGAACCTCAGCCTCGCGGCGCTGGCCCGCGCGGCAGGCATGGACCCGGAAAGCCTCCTCGAGCGGCTCGTGGGCGACCCGAACTTCTTGGTGGACAGCGTTCTCGGCGGGCTGCTCGGTGAAGTTCCCATCGATCTGTCGCCGGTGCTCGAAGCGCTGGTCGGCGAGATCGTCACCGACCTGCTCCTCATTCCGGTGCTGCAGGCGCTCGGCATCACCGACGCCGAAGGGGTTACGGACCTGCTGAGCCTGTTGAACCTGGTCGGCCTGGACCTCAGCGATCCACTGAACGTGGGCAACCTCGATATCCCGGGGCTGAACGTTCTGACCGCCAGCCCGATATTCACGTTGTTGAAGCTGCTCGGGACCGACCTCGGCTGGGCCCCGTCGCTGCCCAACTCGGTCGCCGGCGAGATCAACGGGTCCGAGTACCTCGAAGTCGGCGCGGTCGGTCTGCTCACCACGGTGCTCGACAGGCTGACCGAGACGTTGCCGGGCAATCCGTTGATCCCGCAGCTGGGCCTCCTGATCGAGGCGCTGCTCGGTGACGTTCTGCCCGATGTCACGCACCTGCGGGTGCCGGTGTCGGTGGGCATCGGCATGGGCGCGTTCGCGATCGCCACCGGCTACGACCAGGTGCTCGCCGATCTGGTCAACCAACCCGGCGGGGTGAACGCCGGCGCAGGCCCGCTACTGGGCAGCATCACCGTGCTGCCGATGCTGCTGATGTTGAACCCCGCCCGGCCCAACGGCGGGGCGCTGGCGCGGTTCTATCCGCTGTTCGACTTGCTCGGCATCGATACCGTCAACCCGCAGACCCAGGTGAGCTCCAGCGGCGGTCTGATGCAGTTGCCGTTCGGGCTCTCCCTCGGCGGCGCGAACATCATCCCGGTCCTGATCGATGTCGGCGTGGCGTATCACCCGGCATCGGACCTCGCTGCGTGGCCGAACCCGTTCTCGCTGGCGAACAACCTGATGGCCTTGGTGTTGCCGACCTACATGCTCCGCGGTCTCACCCTCGACACCGTGCCGGAGCAACTCGGCGGGCAGATCGGTGACGCGCTGGAGAAGCTCATCGACGGGAAGCTGGCGCTGAACCTCTACGTGACGCTGCCGTCGAACACACAGCCGTTGCTCGAGCCGCTGTACCTGATCTCAGATGTCATCAGCATCGCGTCGCTTGGCCTGTTGGCGGTGAATCCCGTTGGCGCGCTGGCCAATGCGCTAGCACCGGCGGTCGAGGCCCTGAACAATCTCGGTTACACCGACGTGGTCCGCAACCCCGACGGCACCTACACCAGGACGCTGACCGAGGCCGGCGTTCCGACGCCGTTCATGTCCTTCCCCTCCGGAATCAACCCCGTCCAGGTGCCGTTCGACATCGTCAACCTGCTGATCCGCGGATTCACCAAGGAGTTCTTCAGCGGGAACCCGACCCCGGCCACCCCGAACGCGATTCTCAACCGCTCGAGACCTTCCCGCTTCTGA
- a CDS encoding fructosamine kinase family protein — MRAFVKRRAGAPPGLFDFEAAGLQWLSAATGGVPCVRVLDHADDRITLEHLETTGPTRSAAYEFGQRLAVTHDAGADGFGAPPDGWSGPGYFGPLHRPLPMSLTSHATWGWFYARERLRPNASRAATELDASTRAAVDAVIARCEAGDFDDDDSPARLHGDLWSGNVMWTSSGVVLIDPAAYGGHRETDLAMLALFGCPFFDAVIDGYLSRRPLREGWRQRAALHQLYPLLAHVVIFGAGYERQVAQAAGRTLEL; from the coding sequence ATGAGGGCGTTCGTCAAACGTCGCGCTGGGGCGCCGCCGGGACTCTTCGATTTCGAAGCCGCAGGCCTGCAATGGCTTTCAGCAGCAACCGGCGGGGTGCCGTGCGTTCGGGTACTCGATCACGCGGATGACCGCATCACCCTGGAACACTTGGAGACCACCGGGCCTACCCGCTCCGCCGCGTACGAGTTCGGTCAGCGGCTGGCGGTCACGCACGACGCGGGAGCGGACGGGTTCGGGGCACCACCTGACGGCTGGTCGGGGCCCGGCTACTTCGGTCCGCTGCACCGCCCGCTGCCCATGTCGTTGACGTCTCATGCCACCTGGGGCTGGTTCTATGCCCGAGAACGGTTGCGCCCCAACGCGAGCCGCGCCGCCACCGAACTCGACGCATCCACCCGCGCGGCCGTGGACGCGGTGATCGCGCGCTGTGAGGCCGGGGACTTCGACGACGACGATTCGCCCGCGCGGCTGCACGGTGACCTGTGGAGCGGCAACGTGATGTGGACGTCGAGCGGTGTGGTGCTCATCGACCCGGCCGCCTACGGCGGGCACCGGGAAACCGACCTGGCCATGCTGGCGCTGTTCGGCTGCCCGTTCTTCGACGCGGTCATCGACGGCTACCTGTCGCGGCGCCCGCTGCGCGAGGGGTGGCGCCAACGGGCGGCGCTGCACCAGCTCTATCCGTTGCTGGCACACGTCGTCATCTTCGGCGCCGGCTACGAGCGCCAGGTCGCGCAGGCCGCGGGCCGCACGCTGGAGCTCTGA
- a CDS encoding SDR family NAD(P)-dependent oxidoreductase, giving the protein MPSVLVTGASRGIGRAIAEHLAARGWDVIAGVRTRHDAAAVTATNPQRISAVILDVTDAEHIDALATSLPARLDAVVNNAGIAVAGAVEAVSVDDWRKQLEVNVIGQIAVTQEVLPRLRGSRGRIVFISSTNGRLSTPLMGPYAASKFALEAAADALRVELKPWRIPVIVVEPAQTDTDMWRTADDMVAEVEAGLTPEHRDLYAKHLAGMKKFIPVAQRAAVPPARVSAVVEQALTARRPRARYVVGLAPALQVALVSALPTRIRDLAMRRVFGQP; this is encoded by the coding sequence ATGCCCTCTGTACTGGTCACTGGTGCCTCCCGCGGCATCGGCAGGGCGATCGCCGAGCACTTGGCCGCCCGCGGCTGGGACGTGATCGCGGGGGTGCGGACGCGCCACGACGCCGCGGCCGTCACCGCGACCAACCCGCAACGCATATCGGCCGTCATACTCGACGTCACCGACGCCGAACACATCGATGCGTTGGCGACCTCACTACCCGCCCGCCTCGATGCGGTGGTCAACAACGCGGGTATCGCGGTCGCGGGTGCGGTGGAGGCGGTGTCTGTCGACGACTGGCGAAAGCAGCTGGAGGTCAACGTCATCGGCCAGATCGCGGTCACCCAGGAGGTGCTTCCCCGGCTGCGGGGGTCGCGGGGCCGGATCGTGTTCATCTCCAGTACCAACGGCCGTCTGTCGACTCCCCTGATGGGCCCGTATGCGGCGAGCAAGTTCGCGTTGGAGGCCGCCGCGGACGCGTTGCGCGTGGAGCTGAAGCCGTGGCGCATCCCGGTGATCGTCGTCGAACCCGCGCAGACCGACACCGACATGTGGCGCACCGCCGACGACATGGTGGCCGAGGTCGAGGCCGGTCTGACACCGGAGCACCGTGACCTGTACGCGAAACACCTTGCCGGGATGAAGAAGTTCATCCCGGTCGCGCAGCGGGCCGCGGTGCCGCCGGCGCGGGTATCCGCCGTCGTCGAGCAGGCGCTGACCGCACGGCGGCCCCGCGCCCGCTACGTCGTCGGCCTGGCCCCCGCGCTCCAAGTGGCGCTGGTGTCAGCGTTGCCGACCAGAATCCGTGACCTCGCGATGCGGCGCGTGTTCGGCCAACCTTAG
- a CDS encoding YoaK family protein, with amino-acid sequence MAVESPVSQKFTVLAFFLLTFATGLVDAVSVLVLGHVFVANMTGNVIFLGFWFVPHSGVDMTAALVAFVAFVAGAVIGGRLTRHLGAQVRHWLGITLGLEVVTLSVLAILAGAGVLDYHDDTKLILIAGLAVVFGIQNVTARQFGVQELSTTVLTSTISGLGFDSRLAGGTGEREKLRYGVVFTMCGGAVVGATLTRVTVAPVIALAAAVIAAGAAVFWFGPRRETTWSAGGPTP; translated from the coding sequence GTGGCCGTCGAATCGCCTGTCTCGCAGAAATTTACAGTACTGGCATTTTTTCTGCTCACGTTCGCGACCGGGCTGGTCGACGCGGTCAGCGTGCTGGTGCTGGGCCATGTGTTCGTGGCCAACATGACCGGTAACGTCATCTTCCTCGGCTTCTGGTTCGTGCCGCACTCCGGTGTGGACATGACGGCCGCGCTGGTGGCCTTCGTCGCGTTCGTGGCCGGCGCGGTGATCGGCGGCAGGCTGACCCGCCACCTCGGCGCGCAGGTTCGGCACTGGTTGGGGATCACCCTCGGCTTGGAAGTGGTGACGTTGTCGGTGCTCGCGATCCTCGCGGGCGCCGGCGTGCTCGACTACCACGACGACACCAAGCTGATCCTGATCGCGGGGTTGGCCGTCGTGTTCGGGATCCAGAACGTCACCGCGCGCCAGTTCGGCGTGCAGGAACTGTCCACCACCGTGCTGACGTCGACGATCTCCGGCCTGGGCTTTGACAGCAGGTTGGCCGGCGGCACGGGGGAACGGGAAAAGCTGCGCTACGGAGTCGTTTTCACGATGTGCGGTGGCGCCGTGGTGGGAGCGACGTTGACACGGGTCACGGTCGCCCCTGTCATCGCACTGGCCGCGGCGGTGATTGCGGCAGGGGCCGCCGTCTTCTGGTTCGGTCCCCGCCGCGAGACGACCTGGTCGGCGGGCGGACCCACACCGTAG
- a CDS encoding mammalian cell entry protein has protein sequence MEDQPADPGDLTTDADTAAEPTAPAGRRRWSFLRRRTKTAAPEEVTTEAPSTEQEQAKPVPRGKAARAAKPKIAGDNEEDSEEVEAPDAEAAEPAEPEPEEPTEDQVLVAHRPAGKRLAIAAIVAAVLFVGAAGFAGAMLQPYLTDRATVQIKLDVARTATEAITTLWSYTPEDMETLPERSAGFLGGDFEHEYRKYIDAIVAPNKQAQVTNTTQVMGAAVETLTPTEATALVYTNSVATSPMTKNIPSLRYLSYRLTMKRDDAKWLITRMSTVTSLDLTPQL, from the coding sequence GTGGAAGATCAGCCAGCTGATCCAGGTGATCTGACCACCGACGCGGATACCGCAGCCGAGCCGACGGCGCCCGCGGGCCGTCGTCGCTGGTCCTTCCTGCGCCGTCGCACCAAAACCGCTGCGCCCGAGGAAGTCACCACGGAGGCACCGAGCACTGAGCAGGAGCAGGCCAAGCCGGTGCCGCGCGGTAAGGCCGCGCGGGCGGCGAAGCCGAAGATCGCGGGCGACAACGAGGAAGACAGCGAGGAAGTCGAGGCGCCCGACGCCGAGGCTGCAGAGCCCGCCGAGCCGGAACCCGAAGAGCCCACGGAAGATCAGGTGCTCGTTGCGCATCGGCCTGCCGGCAAGCGGCTGGCGATCGCGGCGATCGTCGCCGCGGTGTTGTTCGTCGGGGCGGCGGGTTTCGCAGGCGCGATGCTTCAGCCGTATCTGACCGACCGTGCCACTGTCCAGATCAAACTCGACGTGGCCCGCACGGCCACCGAAGCGATCACCACGCTGTGGAGCTACACGCCCGAGGATATGGAGACCCTCCCGGAGCGGTCGGCCGGCTTTCTCGGCGGCGACTTCGAGCACGAGTACCGCAAGTACATCGACGCGATCGTCGCGCCGAACAAGCAGGCCCAGGTCACCAACACAACCCAGGTGATGGGTGCGGCGGTGGAAACGCTCACCCCGACCGAGGCGACCGCGCTCGTCTACACCAACTCGGTGGCCACCAGCCCGATGACCAAGAACATCCCGTCGCTGCGCTATCTGTCGTATCGGCTGACGATGAAGCGTGACGACGCGAAGTGGTTGATCACCCGCATGTCCACGGTCACCTCGCTGGACCTGACACCTCAGCTGTAG